One genomic segment of Oncorhynchus mykiss isolate Arlee chromosome 10, USDA_OmykA_1.1, whole genome shotgun sequence includes these proteins:
- the LOC110497295 gene encoding myotubularin-related protein 7 isoform X2, translating to MMEHIRTPKVENVRLIDRTAPRKAMVGTLYLSATHTIFVENNPETRRETWVLHSMVASVERPPTTPSGSHLVVHTKNFQVVQLLIPQERDAMDVQASLARLSRPEKYSELYCLSINPNANKEEREESWSFLDLQADYRRMGVPNNLWVSTPANSEYRVCDTYPSELFVPKSATPPVIVGSSKFRSRGRLPVLTYFHQDTLAAICRCSQPLSGFSARSQEDEQMLEAIMKSNPGSDYIYVVDTRPKLNAMANRAAGKGYENEDHYANIKLQFIGIENIHVMRNSQQKIIDVGELKTPSMGDFLWGLESSGWLKHIKAVLDAGVFIAKAVAEEGISVVVHCSDGWDRTAQACSVASVLLEPYYRTMKGLMLLIERDWVSFGHKFSHRYNHLEGDPKEVSPVIDQFLECVWQLSEQFPCAFEFNERFLVQLHRHVYSCQYGNFLGNSQKERRDMGLRERTHSLWPQLWKDRAQYANPLYRADHTQTQGMLRPNTTPYCFKMWKGMYNRVEKSSPPRQTPTDLLTAVREETQQLEEELTNHQERIAALTKVDQTKGNAGQRKINKVCEEECRPGGLAHPTGDGPFTSPPQGYSPPQGPWP from the exons ATGATGGAGCACATCAGAACGCCAAAG GTGGAGAATGTCCGCCTGATTGACCGTACGGCCCCTAGGAAAGCCATGGTGGGGACGCTGTACCTCTCCGCCACACACACCATCTTCGTGGAGAACAACccagagacacgcagagagactTGG GTGCTCCACAGCATGGTGGCCAGTGTGGAGCGGCCGCCCACCACCCCTTCAGGAAGCCACCTGGTCGTCCACACTAAGAACTTCCAGGTGGTTCAGCTGCTCATCCCCCAGGAGAGGGACGCCATGGATGTCCAGGCCTCGCTTGCACGCCTCTCTCGCCCAG AGAAATATAGCGAGCTCTACTGCTTGTCCATCAATCCCAACGCTaacaaggaggagagggaggagtccTGGAGTTTCCTAGACCTGCAGGCTGACTACAGACGCATGGGCGTGCCCAACAACCTCTGGGTCAGCACGCCAGCCAACAGCGAGTACAGG GTGTGTGATACGTACCCATCAGAGCTGTTTGTGCCAAAGTCGGCCACACCTCCAGTCATCGTGGGGAGCTCTAAGTTCCGGAGCCGAGGGCGTTTACCTGTCCTGACGTACTTCCACCAGGATACCCTA GCTGCTATCTGCCGCTGTAGTCAGCCCCTGTCCGGCTTCAGCGCTCGCTCCCAGGAGGATGAACAAATGCTGGAGGCCATCATGAAGTCCAACCCGGGCAGCGACTACATCTACGTGGTGGACACCAGGCcaaag TTGAATGCGATGGCCAACCGGGCGGCTGGAAAAGGCTATGAGAACGAGGACCACTACGCCAACATCAAACTGCAGTTCATCGGCATCGAGAACATCCACGTGATGAGGAACAGCCAGCAGAAGATCATTGACG TGGGTGAGCTCAAGACTCCCTCCATGGGCGACTTCCTGTGGGGGCTGGAGAGCTCCGGTTGGCTGAAGCACATCAAAGCCGTGCTGGACGCAGGCGTCTTCATCGCCAAG GCGGTTGCGGAGGAGGGTATCAGTGTGGTGGTCCACTGTTCGGACGGTTGGGACAGGACGGCCCAGGCCTgctctgtagccagtgttctccTGGAGCCTTACTACAGGACTATGAAGGGACTCATG CTGCTAATCGAGAGGGACTGGGTGTCGTTCGGTCACAAGTTTTCACACAG GTACAACCATCTGGAAGGTGATCCTAAGGAGGTGTCCCCGGTGATAGACCAGTTCCTGGAGTGTGTGtggcagctgtcagagcagttcccCTGTGCTTTTGAGTTCAACGAGCGCTTCCTGGTTCAGCTGCACAGACACGTCTACTCCTGCCAGTACGGCAACTTCCTGGGCAACAgccagaaggagaggagggacatgGG GTTGCGTGAGAGGACTCACTCCCTGTGGCCCCAGCTGTGGAAGGACAGGGCACAGTACGCCAACCCCTTGTACAGGGCTGACCACACCCAGACTCAGGGGATGCTACGGCCAAACACCACCCCTTACTGCTTCAA GATGTGGAAGGGCATGTATAACCGTGTGGAGAAGAGCTCTCCTCCGCGCCAGACGCCCACCGACTTACTGACAGCCGTCAGGGAGGAGACTCAGCAGCTGGAGGAGGAGCTGACCAATCACCAGGAG AGGATTGCAGCCCTGACAAAAGTGGATCAAACTAAGGGTAATGCGGGTCAGAGGAAGATCAACAAAGTGTGTGAGGAAGAATGCAGGCCAGGTGGGCTGGCTCATCCCACTGGAGATGGCCCCTTCACTAGCCCCCCTCAGGGCTATTCTC CCCCCCAAGGGCCCTGGCCCTGA
- the LOC110497295 gene encoding myotubularin-related protein 7 isoform X3 gives MMEHIRTPKVENVRLIDRTAPRKAMVGTLYLSATHTIFVENNPETRRETWVLHSMVASVERPPTTPSGSHLVVHTKNFQVVQLLIPQERDAMDVQASLARLSRPEKYSELYCLSINPNANKEEREESWSFLDLQADYRRMGVPNNLWVSTPANSEYRVCDTYPSELFVPKSATPPVIVGSSKFRSRGRLPVLTYFHQDTLAAICRCSQPLSGFSARSQEDEQMLEAIMKSNPGSDYIYVVDTRPKLNAMANRAAGKGYENEDHYANIKLQFIGIENIHVMRNSQQKIIDVGELKTPSMGDFLWGLESSGWLKHIKAVLDAGVFIAKAVAEEGISVVVHCSDGWDRTAQACSVASVLLEPYYRTMKGLMLLIERDWVSFGHKFSHRYNHLEGDPKEVSPVIDQFLECVWQLSEQFPCAFEFNERFLVQLHRHVYSCQYGNFLGNSQKERRDMGLRERTHSLWPQLWKDRAQYANPLYRADHTQTQGMLRPNTTPYCFKMWKGMYNRVEKSSPPRQTPTDLLTAVREETQQLEEELTNHQEVAPGGTAQPGTKQEDCSPDKSGSN, from the exons ATGATGGAGCACATCAGAACGCCAAAG GTGGAGAATGTCCGCCTGATTGACCGTACGGCCCCTAGGAAAGCCATGGTGGGGACGCTGTACCTCTCCGCCACACACACCATCTTCGTGGAGAACAACccagagacacgcagagagactTGG GTGCTCCACAGCATGGTGGCCAGTGTGGAGCGGCCGCCCACCACCCCTTCAGGAAGCCACCTGGTCGTCCACACTAAGAACTTCCAGGTGGTTCAGCTGCTCATCCCCCAGGAGAGGGACGCCATGGATGTCCAGGCCTCGCTTGCACGCCTCTCTCGCCCAG AGAAATATAGCGAGCTCTACTGCTTGTCCATCAATCCCAACGCTaacaaggaggagagggaggagtccTGGAGTTTCCTAGACCTGCAGGCTGACTACAGACGCATGGGCGTGCCCAACAACCTCTGGGTCAGCACGCCAGCCAACAGCGAGTACAGG GTGTGTGATACGTACCCATCAGAGCTGTTTGTGCCAAAGTCGGCCACACCTCCAGTCATCGTGGGGAGCTCTAAGTTCCGGAGCCGAGGGCGTTTACCTGTCCTGACGTACTTCCACCAGGATACCCTA GCTGCTATCTGCCGCTGTAGTCAGCCCCTGTCCGGCTTCAGCGCTCGCTCCCAGGAGGATGAACAAATGCTGGAGGCCATCATGAAGTCCAACCCGGGCAGCGACTACATCTACGTGGTGGACACCAGGCcaaag TTGAATGCGATGGCCAACCGGGCGGCTGGAAAAGGCTATGAGAACGAGGACCACTACGCCAACATCAAACTGCAGTTCATCGGCATCGAGAACATCCACGTGATGAGGAACAGCCAGCAGAAGATCATTGACG TGGGTGAGCTCAAGACTCCCTCCATGGGCGACTTCCTGTGGGGGCTGGAGAGCTCCGGTTGGCTGAAGCACATCAAAGCCGTGCTGGACGCAGGCGTCTTCATCGCCAAG GCGGTTGCGGAGGAGGGTATCAGTGTGGTGGTCCACTGTTCGGACGGTTGGGACAGGACGGCCCAGGCCTgctctgtagccagtgttctccTGGAGCCTTACTACAGGACTATGAAGGGACTCATG CTGCTAATCGAGAGGGACTGGGTGTCGTTCGGTCACAAGTTTTCACACAG GTACAACCATCTGGAAGGTGATCCTAAGGAGGTGTCCCCGGTGATAGACCAGTTCCTGGAGTGTGTGtggcagctgtcagagcagttcccCTGTGCTTTTGAGTTCAACGAGCGCTTCCTGGTTCAGCTGCACAGACACGTCTACTCCTGCCAGTACGGCAACTTCCTGGGCAACAgccagaaggagaggagggacatgGG GTTGCGTGAGAGGACTCACTCCCTGTGGCCCCAGCTGTGGAAGGACAGGGCACAGTACGCCAACCCCTTGTACAGGGCTGACCACACCCAGACTCAGGGGATGCTACGGCCAAACACCACCCCTTACTGCTTCAA GATGTGGAAGGGCATGTATAACCGTGTGGAGAAGAGCTCTCCTCCGCGCCAGACGCCCACCGACTTACTGACAGCCGTCAGGGAGGAGACTCAGCAGCTGGAGGAGGAGCTGACCAATCACCAGGAGGTAGCACCGGGAGGGACGGCCCAACCGGGCACCAAACAAG AGGATTGCAGCCCTGACAAAAGTGGATCAAACTAA
- the LOC110497295 gene encoding myotubularin-related protein 7 isoform X1, producing the protein MMEHIRTPKVENVRLIDRTAPRKAMVGTLYLSATHTIFVENNPETRRETWVLHSMVASVERPPTTPSGSHLVVHTKNFQVVQLLIPQERDAMDVQASLARLSRPEKYSELYCLSINPNANKEEREESWSFLDLQADYRRMGVPNNLWVSTPANSEYRVCDTYPSELFVPKSATPPVIVGSSKFRSRGRLPVLTYFHQDTLAAICRCSQPLSGFSARSQEDEQMLEAIMKSNPGSDYIYVVDTRPKLNAMANRAAGKGYENEDHYANIKLQFIGIENIHVMRNSQQKIIDVGELKTPSMGDFLWGLESSGWLKHIKAVLDAGVFIAKAVAEEGISVVVHCSDGWDRTAQACSVASVLLEPYYRTMKGLMLLIERDWVSFGHKFSHRYNHLEGDPKEVSPVIDQFLECVWQLSEQFPCAFEFNERFLVQLHRHVYSCQYGNFLGNSQKERRDMGLRERTHSLWPQLWKDRAQYANPLYRADHTQTQGMLRPNTTPYCFKMWKGMYNRVEKSSPPRQTPTDLLTAVREETQQLEEELTNHQERIAALTKVDQTKGNAGQRKINKVCEEECRPGGLAHPTGDGPFTSPPQGYSPSQGGPPGSAMTLPLGPPKGPGPDPDDLSSACSDMESGVADLSSRSSSGGDDNKDPDEAVYCTA; encoded by the exons ATGATGGAGCACATCAGAACGCCAAAG GTGGAGAATGTCCGCCTGATTGACCGTACGGCCCCTAGGAAAGCCATGGTGGGGACGCTGTACCTCTCCGCCACACACACCATCTTCGTGGAGAACAACccagagacacgcagagagactTGG GTGCTCCACAGCATGGTGGCCAGTGTGGAGCGGCCGCCCACCACCCCTTCAGGAAGCCACCTGGTCGTCCACACTAAGAACTTCCAGGTGGTTCAGCTGCTCATCCCCCAGGAGAGGGACGCCATGGATGTCCAGGCCTCGCTTGCACGCCTCTCTCGCCCAG AGAAATATAGCGAGCTCTACTGCTTGTCCATCAATCCCAACGCTaacaaggaggagagggaggagtccTGGAGTTTCCTAGACCTGCAGGCTGACTACAGACGCATGGGCGTGCCCAACAACCTCTGGGTCAGCACGCCAGCCAACAGCGAGTACAGG GTGTGTGATACGTACCCATCAGAGCTGTTTGTGCCAAAGTCGGCCACACCTCCAGTCATCGTGGGGAGCTCTAAGTTCCGGAGCCGAGGGCGTTTACCTGTCCTGACGTACTTCCACCAGGATACCCTA GCTGCTATCTGCCGCTGTAGTCAGCCCCTGTCCGGCTTCAGCGCTCGCTCCCAGGAGGATGAACAAATGCTGGAGGCCATCATGAAGTCCAACCCGGGCAGCGACTACATCTACGTGGTGGACACCAGGCcaaag TTGAATGCGATGGCCAACCGGGCGGCTGGAAAAGGCTATGAGAACGAGGACCACTACGCCAACATCAAACTGCAGTTCATCGGCATCGAGAACATCCACGTGATGAGGAACAGCCAGCAGAAGATCATTGACG TGGGTGAGCTCAAGACTCCCTCCATGGGCGACTTCCTGTGGGGGCTGGAGAGCTCCGGTTGGCTGAAGCACATCAAAGCCGTGCTGGACGCAGGCGTCTTCATCGCCAAG GCGGTTGCGGAGGAGGGTATCAGTGTGGTGGTCCACTGTTCGGACGGTTGGGACAGGACGGCCCAGGCCTgctctgtagccagtgttctccTGGAGCCTTACTACAGGACTATGAAGGGACTCATG CTGCTAATCGAGAGGGACTGGGTGTCGTTCGGTCACAAGTTTTCACACAG GTACAACCATCTGGAAGGTGATCCTAAGGAGGTGTCCCCGGTGATAGACCAGTTCCTGGAGTGTGTGtggcagctgtcagagcagttcccCTGTGCTTTTGAGTTCAACGAGCGCTTCCTGGTTCAGCTGCACAGACACGTCTACTCCTGCCAGTACGGCAACTTCCTGGGCAACAgccagaaggagaggagggacatgGG GTTGCGTGAGAGGACTCACTCCCTGTGGCCCCAGCTGTGGAAGGACAGGGCACAGTACGCCAACCCCTTGTACAGGGCTGACCACACCCAGACTCAGGGGATGCTACGGCCAAACACCACCCCTTACTGCTTCAA GATGTGGAAGGGCATGTATAACCGTGTGGAGAAGAGCTCTCCTCCGCGCCAGACGCCCACCGACTTACTGACAGCCGTCAGGGAGGAGACTCAGCAGCTGGAGGAGGAGCTGACCAATCACCAGGAG AGGATTGCAGCCCTGACAAAAGTGGATCAAACTAAGGGTAATGCGGGTCAGAGGAAGATCAACAAAGTGTGTGAGGAAGAATGCAGGCCAGGTGGGCTGGCTCATCCCACTGGAGATGGCCCCTTCACTAGCCCCCCTCAGGGCTATTCTCCCTCCCAGGGGGGGCCCCCGGGCTCGGCTATGACCCTGCCCTTGGGGCCCCCCAAGGGCCCTGGCCCTGACCCCGACGACCTCTCCTCGGCTTGCAGCGACATGGAATCGGGCGTGGCCGACCTCAGCAGCCGCTCCTCCAGCGGCGGCGACGACAACAAGGACCCCGACGAGGCCGTCTACTGCACAGCCTGA